The following nucleotide sequence is from Oncorhynchus clarkii lewisi isolate Uvic-CL-2024 chromosome 6, UVic_Ocla_1.0, whole genome shotgun sequence.
CTTActttatgtgtgagtgtgtgctgtTTGAGGTGATGGGACTGTATGAACTCCATGCCACACTCGCTGCAGATGTATGGCCGGATGTCTTTGTGCTTCATCATGTGGTTCTGCAGCTGACTGGGGTACTGGAAGCTCTTCTGGCACTCACTACACCTATACAGAAAACAGACATTTACTACACCTATACAGAAAACAGACATTCACTACACCTATACAGAAAATAGACATTTACTACACCTATACAGAAAACAGACATTCACTTCACATATACAGAAAACAGACATTCACTACACCTATACAGAAAACAGACATTCACTATACCTATACAGAAAACAGACATTTACTACACCTATACAGAAAACAGACATTTACTACACCTATACAGAAAACAGACATTCACTACACCTATACAGAAAACAGACATTTACTACACCTATACAGAAAACAGACATTTACTACACCTATACAGAAAACAGACATTCACTATGTCTAGACAGAAAACAGACATTTACTACACCTATACAGAAAACAGACATTTACTACACCTATACAGAAAACAGACATTTACTACACCTATACAGAAAACAGACATTTACTATACCTATACAGAAAACAGACATTTACTACACCTATACAGAAAACAGACATTTACTACACCTATACAGAAAACAGACATTCACTACACCTATACAGAAAACAGACATTCACTACACCTATACTGAAAACAGACATTCACTACGCCTATACAGAAAACAGACATTTACTACACCTATACAGAAAACAGACATTTACTACACCTATACAGAAAACAGACATTCACTACACCTATACAGAAAACAGACATTTACTACACCTATACAGAAAACAGACATTTACTACACCTATACAGAAAACAGACATTCACTACACCTATACAGAAAACAGACATTTACTACACCTATACAGAAAACAGACATTCACTACACCTATACAGAAAACAGACATTCACTACACCTATACAGAAAACAGACATTCACTATGTCTAGACAGAAAACAAACACTCACTACACCTATACAGAAAACAGACACTACACCtagacacaaaaacacaaactCACTACACCTGGACAGAAAACAGACACAACACCTAGACagataaacacaaactcactacATCTGGACAGAAAAGTGGCCTGGATTTATCCCAAAAAGCTAAATCCTTCCCACTACCTTAGGAGTCAACAGAAAGTTGCTTGCATTAAATAACATGTTTACATTCAAGTTCAAGTTCAAACTGAATGTGAAAGAGATATTCAGTCACTTGATGAACATGGAGGTCCAGTCAGAACTGTACTTATTATTTATTAAAAGCGTACACATTTCGGCATCGGAGCCTTCATCAGAGCGTTTGCTTATACCCGAGACTATATAACTGTACAATCATACTGTATTAGATGTATACAGTAGTAGACATGTAGCCTTAGTTTTATAAGGACTTTTATTCTAGTGTTAGGTACTGTAAGTCTTTTGGGACTTTTATTATGAAAGCGACATAACTAGTTTCCTGTTATAATCCGCATTACATTTTTTGCTGCCGAACCCACAACCAGAAATAAGGGTAACAGACGTATGAGGTAATGTGTTTAAACCCCCCCtttccccccccttttttttatcttctttaaaaaaaaaacattttctggtTTAAAACCCAGCTGGTGTTTCTGGGTATATGTACCTGTAGAGGGTGGGTCCTCTGTGGGCCGTCAGGTGTCTCTTGAGCTGGGCCAGAGAGGGGAAGTCTAGaccacactctacacacacgttcTCCTGGCCCTTCTCATGCTTCAGCTCATGGGCCCGCAGCTCACTAGGATAGGCAAAGCCCCTCCCACACACCCCacaactggagaggagagatgaataGCAATTGTTTTTTTGTCAAGCAGAACGTAGACACTAACTAATCAAGAGTAATGAATAGTCATAGTTATAACTATTCCTGAACTTTAGTTTATCTtcttaaaggaaaaatccacccaAAAGCTATATTTTggcatttgtttcattagtccattgttgatacagtcccaacatGTTTTGCATGTCTGCAATCACATTTTCATAAATACTGCCGgcatgatgcattttgcatcataagGGTGGAGTTTTCCTGTAAGTTTGAGTCAAAGACTATTAAACAATTTTCTTAGTTATCAACTCGACTAACAAAAGAGTATCTCCTGGGTGTGTGAAACGGAACAGACAGTCTAGACAAAGCTCATCCCAGTACTGACCTGTATGGCTTCACATCACTATGCTGCATCATGTGTCTCTTCAGATGGCTGGTCTGGGTGAAGGCTTTGTGGCACACCTGGCACTTGTGTGGCCTTGTGCCCTGGTGGGTAAGAAGGTGGGTGTGCAGGTGGCTCAGCTGTTTGAACAGCTTCCCACACAGGTGGCAGCCGTGAGGCTTGATCCCGCTGTGGCCCAGGATGTGTGTGACCAGGTTATACTTGGAGGTGTATGACTTCTCACACATACGGCACTTCCAACGCTTCTGGTCTCCCCCTACATCTACGTAGTAGCTGTCGTCAATGTGGATGTTGAGACCTAGCTTCTCAACGCTGGTCATCCCACCTCGGGGGCCTCCGTCTGGGCCACACCGACCAGGTCTGAGGGCCTCTCTGGGGTAGAAGGCTCCAGGAGAGAGGTGCATGACAGGCCCAGGCATGAaaaaggggaaggggaggaggcttgggtggagagagggaaagaatggGGGAGGAGGGTggtgcaggaggagaggagagggaggccaCAGAGGTGAGGGGCTGATTGGTTCCTGTTTCACCTGCATTGCGAGGCCCATAGGTGGATCATACCTGGACCGAGCCCTGTTGTGCAGCTGGAGCCGGGTCAGGTCAATCATACCTGGGATGggcatgggagagggagagagacgtggatgagaagggagggagaacgGAAGGTGGGAGAGATCAACAGTCCTGGTGTTGCCTCGACGCTccacctcctccatgtctccaggAGTGGGGGATTCGGAACCCTCCAATTTGAATGGAGTTCTTTTGCGTTTTTGGGAGCCTTCGCTCTGGGTGTAATGAATATCCTCAAGGCccatagggagatggtgagtcaGAGGGCTGAAGGTGGTGCTGTAGGCCTCTCTGGTTGGGGAGAGGGAGCGTTTGGGGAGGTTCAGGTAGAGTGGAGATTGGTAAAGACTGGGGTGAGAGACAGGCCTCAGGTCTTCCCTAAGAGGACTCCTCCTGTCTGGTCTGAAACCTAGGACATCTGTGTCCATCATTTACCTGCATGGGGAAATACAGAGAGGAAACCAGTTATTTATTTAAACTATTACAATATATTTATCATAAGAATGCTTCTTCGAGACCTGAAGAATAGGAAACAGCACTTAAATGACACACCTACTACACAAATTGCTGTCCTCTGTTATACCTCTTTAATCTGTCACTTCTCTCATCCAcccatcttttttttttaaatcaaccaggcaagtcagttaagaacagattcttatttacaatgacaggctaggaacagtgggttaactgccttgttcaggggcagaacaacagat
It contains:
- the LOC139411146 gene encoding zinc finger protein 366-like, with translation MMDTDVLGFRPDRRSPLREDLRPVSHPSLYQSPLYLNLPKRSLSPTREAYSTTFSPLTHHLPMGLEDIHYTQSEGSQKRKRTPFKLEGSESPTPGDMEEVERRGNTRTVDLSHLPFSLPSHPRLSPSPMPIPGMIDLTRLQLHNRARSRYDPPMGLAMQVKQEPISPSPLWPPSPLLLHHPPPPFFPSLHPSLLPFPFFMPGPVMHLSPGAFYPREALRPGRCGPDGGPRGGMTSVEKLGLNIHIDDSYYVDVGGDQKRWKCRMCEKSYTSKYNLVTHILGHSGIKPHGCHLCGKLFKQLSHLHTHLLTHQGTRPHKCQVCHKAFTQTSHLKRHMMQHSDVKPYSCGVCGRGFAYPSELRAHELKHEKGQENVCVECGLDFPSLAQLKRHLTAHRGPTLYRCSECQKSFQYPSQLQNHMMKHKDIRPYICSECGMEFIQSHHLKQHTLTHKGVKEHKCRICGREFTLLANMKRHILIHTNIRAYQCHLCFKSFVQKQTLKAHMIVHSDIKPYKCKLCGKEFNRMHNLMGHMHLHSDSRPFKCLYCPSKFTLKGNLTRHMKVKHGIMDRDARVSRRQGRFCLSAPLGLLTRYSQEEPFDLSQKPRRPRPCLRLSQSDGESVPGSSCQDEDEEESLYRRSQYSPEVYQHHTGGQVYRSETAKQMYRKDMETSGQVYPPGADGEVYQPVPEPGDADKQLYQCVTGRQVYDSDSELGDQLYQPNLELGDQMYETESEEGEHHIGGKLCYPQSGNTGEHTYHSDSEVGSQSYHSDPDQLEIGDQVYQPDPDQLEIGDQVYHSDPGEEMMDTPEPCEKDYHSDPGVLTKNVGTDEEEEEDLVRAGSRVEEEQRKQFRRYLSREEYRRVRSYNDSKSSSSTE